The following coding sequences lie in one Catharus ustulatus isolate bCatUst1 chromosome 5, bCatUst1.pri.v2, whole genome shotgun sequence genomic window:
- the PCM1 gene encoding pericentriolar material 1 protein isoform X13, protein MATGGGPFEEHMNDQDLPSWSNESLDDRLNNTDWGGQQKKANRSSEKNKKKLSGEGETRLTNDISPESSPGMERRKTRTSHSFPHARYMTQMSVPEQAELERLKQRINFSDLDQRSIGSDSQGRATAANNKRQLNENKKPFNFLSLQINTNKSKDPASGSQKKESGVSAQCKELFGAALSKDFLQNCQVSAQEDATGEQAMDSSQIVSRLVQIRDYIAKASSMRDDLVEKNERSANVERLSHLIDDLKEQEKSYLKFLQKMLEVSFSLSCRPRIEDKLGNSASREQVTDIDVTPSPKGKSERATLNDREIWHYGINSQDHGLLSKARDPQHEAKEELENLKKQHDLLERMLQQQEQLKALQGRQAALLALQHKAEQAIAVLDDSVVTETTGSVSGVSLTSELNEELNDLIQRFHNQLHDSQTQSVPDNRRQAESLSLTREISQSRNSSMSEHQSDEKAQLFNKMRMLQGKKQKMDKLLGELHTLRDQHLNNSSFFPASGSPQRSVDQRSTTSAASGPVGIVTVVNGESNSLASAPYPDSLVSQNESEEDENLNPTEKLQKLNEVRKRLNELRELVHYYEQTSDMMTDAVNENTKEEEETEESETDSEHEDPQPATNIRNPQGISGWSEINSNSNVQCGTNNRDGRHLNTDCEINNRSAANIRTLKMSSALDCHNRENDKHFDLPQGEDDEVEEDRVSEDSLSSHRSSLGDVAGDAEFEQKINRLIAAKQKLRQLQNLAAMVQDDDPEPQGTIANASNIGDLLGEMDEAKQQPNNVRASSNKLKKDVRLNEKAREKFYEAKLQQQQRELKQLQEERRKLIEIQEKIQVLQKACPDLQLAADLGNCPANRQTSQVTSTPAMNECNTADKPLFDCGESVPVGNEQLWSEMRRHEILREELRQRRKQLEALMAEDQRRRELAETISTVAASVKSEGSEAQCTPQQSRTEKTMATWGGSTQCALEEENGGEDGYLSDGVGQAEEEEEDASSLNDSFSVYPNNNIPENAYFVKGNRDRWKNCRPLSADGNYRPVSKTRQQQNISMRRQENFRWMSELSYVEEKERWQEQINQLKKQHEFSVSICQTLMQDQQTLSCLLQTLLTGPYGMMSNNVASSQIHLIMHQLNQCYTQLTWQQNNVQRLKQMLSDLMQQQEQQCQEKPSRKERGSSAPPPPSPVFCPFSFSPQPVNLFSVPGFTNFSSFAPGINYNPVFPSGFGDFAHNISPRSSEQQEQQHPLDHNTSGKTEYMAFPKPFESSSSNGAEKQRRNHRQPEEEMENISTWLNDSQEIKKDDQSQLNAGFAVPVQNVASGHKNQCDTNRRREFDEESLESFSSMPDPIDPTTVTKTFRSRKASAQASLASKDKTPRSKNKRKSSSQLKGRSKNTGYESASASSVCEPCKSNKIRHTDDVVHAKVFSKRNQEQLEKIIKYSRSTEMSSETGSDLSMFEALRDTIYSEVATLISQNESRPHFLIELFHELQLLNTDYLRQRALYALQDIVTRHLSEKNEKGKCAKSLNSATWVASNSELTPSESLASTDDETFGKNIAEACQDCEQPDADNGSIMSTSSNFEPFATDDLGNTVIHLDKALSWMRDYERMKVEPESTLDSEGCSSNFQGASTAKLEGTGECQSVPQSGDVSAVPCPRIDTQQLDRQIKAIMKEVIPFLKEHMDEVCSSQLLTSVRRMVLTLTQQNDESKEFVKFFHKQLGSILQDSLAKFAGRKLKDCGEDLLVEISEVLFNELAFFKLMQDLDNNSISVKQRCKRKIETTEGMQSYVKEAKKGLQVDVCSSVEDVDEDKDKDETETAKQAPDSEVRAGNGVPESIRSDASDQEEDEESERGPVAISLSKAETQALTNYGSGEDENEDEEIEFEEGPVDVQTSLQASSETTENEQTSNQELSKAKSSEILSSEQESVNVKGGQDVAAVVPHYLSVIENTPALTVNTSESFITATVKTEGSSSSLAVNETPTQDTTCAENKSGASSESSMAGSPDTESPVLVNEYEPGSGNVSQKSDEDDFVKVEDLPLKLAVYSEAELMKKMKTEAQTKSLSDELLGGSGAQDQELAGDGQTLKEPETFGAQNA, encoded by the exons ATGGCAACAGGAGGTGGTCCCTTTGAAGAACACATGAATGATCAGGACTTGCCCAGCTGGAGCAATGAGAGCCTTGACGACCGGCTGAACAACACG GACTGGGGAGGTcaacagaagaaagcaaacagatcttcagaaaaaaacaagaaaaagcttAGTGGTGAAGGTGAAACAAGACTTACTAACGACATATCTCCAGAATCTTCACCTGGAATGGAACGAAGGAAGACCAGAACTTCTCATAGCTTTCCTCATGCTCGATACATGACTCAGATGTCTGTTCCAGAGCAGGCTGAACTAGAAAGGCTTAAACAAAGAATAAACTTCAGTGATCTGGATCAG AGAAGCATTGGAAGTGATTCTCAAGGCCGGGCAACGGCTGCTAATAACAAACGTCAacttaatgaaaacaaaaaaccattCAACTTCCTGTCACTGCAGATTAACACTAACAAAAGCAAAGATCCTGCCTCAGGTTCCCAAAAGAAGGAAAGTGGAGTATCAGCGCAATGTAAAGAGTTGTTTGGAGCTGCTCTAAGCAAGGATTTCTTGCAAAATTGTCAAGTGTCTGCTCAAGAAGATGCAACAGGAGAACAAGCGATGGATAGTAGCCAG ATTGTGAGCAGACTAGTTCAGATTCGTGACTATATTGCTAAGGCCAGCTCCATGCGGGATGATCTTgtagagaaaaatgaaagatcGGCCAATGTTGAGCGTTTATCACACCTTATAGATGACCTTAAAGAGCAGGAGAAATCCTATCTGAAATTTTTGCAAAAGATGCTT GAGGTATCTTTTAGTTTGAGTTGTCGGCCCCGCATTGAGGACAAACTAGGGAATTCCGCTTCACGAGAACAGGTTACAGACATTGATGTTACACCAAGCCCTAAAGGGAAAAGTGAGAGAGCTACTCTGAATGACAGGGAAATCTGGCATTATGGGATTAATAGCCAGGATCATGGATTGCTTTCAAAG GCCAGAGATCCTCAGCACGAAGCTAAAGAGGAGTTGGAGAACTTGAAAAAACAGCATGATTTATTGGAAAGGATGCTACAACAGCAGGAGCAATTAAAGGCTCTTCAAGGAAGACAGGCAGCTCTTCTCGCTTTGCAGCATAAAGCAGAGCAAGCCATTGCCGTCCTGGATGATTCTG TTGTAACAGAAACTACAGGTAGTGTTTCAGGAGTAAGTCTGACATCAGAACTGAATGAAGAATTGAATGACTTAATTCAACGCTTTCACAACCAACTTCATGATTCTCAG ACACAGTCTGTGCCCGACAACAGAAGGCAAGCAGAAAGCCTTTCACTTACCAGGGAGATTTCACAAAGTAGAAACTCTTCAATGTCTGAACACCAGTCAGATGAGAAGGCACAGCTTTTTAACAAGATGCGAATGTTGCAgggtaaaaagcaaaaaatggaCAAACTATTAGGAGAGCTTCATACGCTTCGTGACCAACATCTAAATAACTCTTCCT tttttcCTGCTTCAGGTTCTCCTCAAAGGAGTGTTGATCAAAGAAGTACAACTTCAGCTGCTTCTGGTCCTGTAGGCATAGTAACTGTAGTCAACGGTGAATCAAATAGTCTGGCGTCTGCTCCCTATCCTGATTCCCTGGTTTCTCAAAATGAGAGTGAAGAGGATGAAAACCTAAATCCAACAGAAAAGCTTCA gaaGCTAAATGAAGTTCGTAAGAGGCTGAATGAGTTACGTGAGTTAGTTCACTACTATGAGCAGACATCTGATATGATGACAGATGCTGTGAATGAAAACActaaggaggaggaagaaactgAAGAATCAGAAACTGATTCTGAACATGAGGATCCACAGCCTGCTACAAACATTAG GAACCCTCAAGGCATCAGTGGTTGGAGTGAAATAAACAGCAACTCAAATGTACAGTGTGGAACTAATAATAGAGATGGAAGACATCTTAATACAGACTGTGAAATAAACAACCGATCAGCTGCTAATATAAGGACTCTAAAAATGTCTTCTGCTTTAG ACTGTCATAATAGGGAGAATGACAAACACTTCGATCTACCCCAAGGTGAAGATGATGAAGTGGAAGAAGATCGAGTTAGTGAAGATTCCTTATCTAGTCACAGAAGCAGCCTGGGTGATGTTGCTGGAGATGCTGAGTTTGAGCAGAAGATCAATAGGCTTATAGCTGCAAAACAGAAGCTTAGACAGTTACAAAACCTTGCTGCTATGGTGCAG GATGATGATCCAGAACCTCAAGGAACAATTGCAAATGCATCTAATATTGGAGACTTGTTGGGCGAGATGGACGAGGCAAAGCAGCAACCAAATAATGTCCGAGCAAGTTCcaacaagttaaaaaaagatGTGCGACTAAATGAAAAAGCAAG AGAGAAGTTCTATGAAGCTaaacttcagcagcagcaacgGGAGCTTAAGCAGTtacaagaagaaagaagaaaactaattgaaatacaggaaaaaattcaaGTGTTACAGAAAGCTTGTCCTGACCTTCAA ttGGCAGCTGACCTGGGTAACTGCCCTGCAAACAGACAGACTTCACAAGTAACATCAACTCCAGCCATGAATGAGTGTAACACAGCTGATAAGCCTTTATTTGACTGTGGTGAATCTGTACCAGTAGGCAATGAG CAGTTATGGTCTGAAATGAGAAGACATGAGATTTTAAGAGAAGAATTGCGACAGAGAAGAAAGCAACTTGAAGCTTTAATGGCTGAAGATCAGAGAAGGAGAGAGCTTGCAGAAACGATATCTACTGTTGCTGCATCTGTTAAAAGTGAAGGGTCGGAAGCTCAGTGTACTCCACAGCAAAGCAGGACTGAAAA GACAATGGCTACCTGGGGAGGTTCTACACAGTGTGCCctagaggaagaaaatggagGTGAAGACGGTTATCTCTCTGATGGAGTTGGTCAggcagaagaagaggaagaagatgcATCAAGTTTGAATGACAGTTTCTCTGTTTATCCCAATAACAATATACCAGAAAATGCCTATTTTGTTAAAGGAAACAGAGATAG GTGGAAAAATTGCCGTCCCCTTTCAGCAGATGGAAATTATCGTCCAGTGTCTAAGACCAGGCAACAACAAAACATAAGTATGAGGCGTCAGGAAAATTTTCGGTGGATGTCTGAACTTTCCTATGTGGAAGAAAAGGAACGATGGCAAGAGCAGATCAACCAGTTAAAGAAACAGCATGAATTTAGTGTCAGCATTTGTCAGACTTTGATGCAGGACCAGCAG acCCTCTCTTGCCTTCTACAGACTTTGCTTACAGGCCCCTATGGTATGATGTCAAATAATGTTGCATCTTCTCAGATACACCTTATTATGCATCAATTAAACCAGTGTTACACTCAACTGACTTGGCAGCAGAATAATGTCCAAAG gCTGAAGCAAATGTTAAGTGATCTTATGCAGCAACAAGAACAACAGTGTCAGGAGAAACCATCACGAAAGGAGAGAGGCAGTAGTGCACCACCACCTCCATCTCCTGTTTTCTGTCCATTCAGCTTTTCTCCACAACCTGTGAACCTCTTTAGTGTTCCAGGATTtactaatttttcttcctttgctccAG GTATTAACTATAATCCAGTGTTCCCGTCTGGTTTTGGAGATTTTGCACATAATATTTCACCAcgcagcagtgagcagcaggagcaacaACATCCTCTAGATCATAATACTTCTGGCAAAACTGAGTATATGGCATTCCCCAAACCCTTTGAAAGCAGTTCTTCTAATggagcagaaaaacaaag aagGAATCATAGACAACCtgaagaggaaatggaaaacataTCAACTTGGCTTAATGATAGCCAAGAAATCAAAAAAGATGATCAGTCTCAACTGAATGCAGGTTTTGCAGTTCCAGTACAAAATGTTGCTTCAGGTCATAAAAATCAGTGTGATACGAACAGGAGAAGAGAGTTTGATGAAGAGTCTTTGGAGAGTTTTAGTAGCATGCCTGATCCAATAGACCCAACTACTGTGACAAAGACATTTAGATCTAGAAAAGCATCAGCGCAAGCAAGCCTGGCATCAAAAGATAAAACACCCAGATCAAAGAATAAGAGGAAGAGTTCTTCTCAGCTGAAAGGCAGAAGCAAAAATACTG GTTATGAAAGTGCAAGTGCTTCTAGTGTGTGTGAGCCCTGCAAGAGCAATAAAATCAGACACACTGATGACGTGGTTCATGCAAAGGTGTTCAGCAAAAGGAATCAGGAGcaattggaaaaaataattaaatacagtaGATCTACAGAAATGTCTTCAG aaactGGTAGTGATCTTTCTATGTTTGAAGCTTTGCGAGACACAATTTATTCTGAAGTAGCAACTCTTATTTCTCAAAATGAGTCTCGTCCCCACTTTCTTATTGAACTTTTCCATGAGCTTCAGCTGCTAAATACAGATTATCTGAGGCAAAGGGCTCTATATGCTTTACAG GATATAGTGACCAGACATTTatctgagaaaaatgaaaagggaaagtGTGCAAAATCACTTAATTCTGCAACATGGGTGGCATCAAATTCTGAACTCACTCCTAGTGAAAGCCTTGCCTCTACAGATGAT GAAACTTTTGGCAAGAACATTGCAGAAGCATGTCAAGATTGTGAACAACCTGATGCAGACAATGGGAGTATTATGTCTACTTCTTCAAATTTTGAACCCTTTGCCACTGATGACCTTG GCAACACAGTGATTCACTTAGATAAAGCTTTGTCTTGGATGAGGGACTATGAGCGTATGAAAGTTGAACCTGAAAGTACCCTTGACTCTGAGGGCTGCTCTAGTAATTTTCAGGGTGCTTCTACTGCTAAATTAGAAG GTACTGGTGAATGTCAGTCTGTGCCACAGTCAGGTGATGTTTCTGCAGTTCCATGTCCTCGTATAGATACTCAGCAGCTTGACCGGCAGATTAAAGCAATTATGAAAGAGGTCATTCCTTTTCTGAAG GAACACATGGATGAAGTATGCTCTTCTCAATTACTGACATCAGTAAGACGTATGGTCTTGACTCTTACACAACAAAATGATGAAAGTAAAGAATTCGTGAAGTTCTTTCATAAGCAGCTTGGCAGTATACTTCAG GATTCACTGGCGAAATTTGCTGGTAGAAAGTTAAAAGATTGTGGGGAGGATCTTCTTGTGGAGATCTCTGAAGTGTTATTCAATGAATTagctttttttaaactcatgCAAGACTTGGACAACAACAGCATTTCTGTAAAGCAGAGATGTAAACGAAAAATAGAAACTACTGAAGGAATGCAGTCTTATGTTAAagag GCAAAAAAAGGTCTCCAGGTGGATGTCTGTTCTTCTGTTGAAGATGTTGATGAGGACAAA GATAAGGATGAGACTGAAACTGCTAAACAAGCACCAGACTCAGAAGTGCGTGCTGGTAACGGAGTGCCTGAAAGTATTAGATCTGATGCGTCTGATcaagaggaagatgaggaaagTGAAAGAGGTCCAGTGGCAATAA GTTTATCAAAGGCAGAAACCCAAGCTCTGACTAACTATGGCAGTGGAGAAGATGAGaatgaagatgaagaaatagAATTTGAGGAAGGACCTGTTGATGTGCAAACATCACTACAAGCCAGCAGTGAAACAACTGAAAACGAACAG